The genomic window aactgttactaaaaatagcgATGTTTTTCAGCATCATTTAAACAGAAACAACTTGAAATTAGACATTGATTAttctgatgtacatgtatttatactttGGAAGTTTATTTTTTGTCAGATATCATAGTATTTCTCTTGTGACATGTCATTATATTGCAAATACAGCACACAGACTTAGATGTACAGTAAAATGTGGAGACTGGAATATAATGTGGAATCCATTATTTCCAATGGGAAAAAAAAATCGAGGCAGGCACAAAAAGTGGGAGTGGGTGGGATTAGAATCTAGGAATTAATTCATAATGGCCTAAGTATTTTAACTGACACCTTTCTTGAGCATTTCTGTTTTTGCACACATCTTTCTTGAGCATTTCTGTTTTTGTCAGACCAGGAAACGTCCTACCAATTTATGAAAgattatttattgttgtttacaattttgaaGGTGTAAAGCGGGGTATGTTTTCCTATTACAATATACATtctgaattatttttattttctagcAAAAGTATCATATAAACAAGGAGGGATATTTGATGGTATCATCAGAGAAGACACGTAAACAGGTGTTGAACAAGGCTGATTGTATGGATCAGATTCGTAGTATGATCTATAAAGGTGCTGTAAAACCCAAGGAACAATCACCGCAGGAACTCGCTCGCATTGCTAAAGGGTAGGTTTTATTGGATAGTATTATACatcaaaattatttctattCATTTTAAGCTTAAAAAATAATTGTGAAACAAGTATGCTCCCTCTCCTTTGAAGGACATATAAAATGTTAGAAAAATTGTACTAACTTTCCAATCTTCTGCAGTTGTTCTACTTGATACCAAAAGGATTTTGAaatacgtatatatatcatcatcctTTCCATGATATTGAATAGTGTAATGAGCGAAAGCTATAGTTTTCCTCTTCGTTCAtcatgtatataagtatgtatgtgACACAGAAGTTTTCAGCACTCCAGTTTGAGGTGTAAGGTTGTAGGGTCAAGGTCGCTATTGCTATTTGAGGGGTTTCATGAAACTAAAGACTCTTATTAAGGATGAAGCTCACTGTTAATTGTTCAGAATATTCAATGTCAGTAATGTAGTGGCTCCTTTAagaattttcatcaaacttcCCACACTAATTGAGGACTTAAGTATCAGATGAATTTCAGTTTCTGGGTTGTTTAGTCAAGTTTATCAttactattttaagaaaatcatTGTTAGTGCTTAGCAGCTTCATTTCTTGAGGGACTTCAGACAGTTGAACGAACCACGATATAAGTCCATGTTATGGATGGCCGGATGACAGATACGTCATTTCTTGTTCTAATTGGTCCCAAAATGTTTTAATGCTTAACGAGAGACCAAGGGATACCTAACTTTGAAATATGAGGAAGATTCTTCAAGCACTTTTTCAGAAACagcaataacaagaattgtttttataGAAGAATGGAGGGCAGGTGGGAGGAAGGAGAGACCATGGATAAAGGGTGAACTGAATAGCCCATCTGATTATGGTAGACAATAAAATGGCAGACTTACAGttatcttagattttgacagttgaaatttgttacCGACTGGAAGGATATTTTTTAAACTTCGCATGTAGGCTTCTTGTTCTAATTGGCTTGGTCACTAGTGTTGCCTATTTCCTTTGAGGGTAgctcaaaaaacaaaaaatggctGACATGACATGGcagtcaatatttgttttttcttgATACTGTAAATTCTCATGCTTCTTCTGCAGGTCCTTGGTCCCTTGTCATGTAGCATGTTTCCTTCCTGCTAACTTGTGCCTTTTCTCTTTTGATACTGAGGAGATTAACAAAATAACTCATAGGTGGCTATCTTGCTAGTAACAATAGAACTAGGAAAGTTTGCTATTGTCATATCTCTTTGTATGTTCACAGATACATTTGTAAATTCTTCCATGTCTTTTGTTCTGCATATTCATTTTTGAACTAATATGGATAAGAAAGCaatcatacattgtaaataccAAATGTTAATACCACATGACAATAGAATAAAGAGTACAGAAAAAGTAAAACTTTTATAGAACATTGAAATATAAAGGTTATATGATGGTGGGTAAAAACCAATGACCATTTTGAAATCTCATTTTGTAagtgaaaatgttttaatagGATTTTGTTTCTTGTTTCAGGAAAGGAAAGTTTCAGAGGGAGGTGCTAAGAAAGAAAAGAATGCattctgaaaagaaaaaattCCGATATGATCCTTGACACCAGTTTAGCTAGGAgaaatttatgtacatttttttatcagaatatatacaatttaatcaAAAGAGTGTTTGGAGTATGTTTTGACAGTTGACATCATAAGgcctagaaaaaaaaatgttgtgtttcCCCTTTCCCGACCGACCCTAATTTTAGGCCACCGaccctaatttttttttgtttgaaatactgaaaatccggaaattttcGTAAATTTAGCCCGTTTTCCgttttattattatacacaCCCAAGTCTTATAAACGCTTGTATATGACGGGCACTGGTTTTAAAGCGTATTGATGACCTCGATGTTCAAAAAACATGGCGGCTTTTTGCACGCCGTCGTCTGTTTTGGCACTGacgataaaaaaatgtaaacacatgGACGAAAAGCGAATTATGACATCACTGCCGCATACAACGCTATGTggagatatattttatagatatcacgaaaaaattgtaaaaagtGATTGTGTTATATTGGGGAGGGAGGTTGGACAGTCGACTACCTTTGAGGTTGGACCAGGGCTGTCTGTTGGCGACGTtatgaatttcaaaaaaaaatcccatcGAAGTACCATTTACCATTTACAGTGCATCTCTTGGACGACTCGATTTGTGCTACTATTGTGGTGGTTGTGATGGGGAGGTTGATCAGGAAttaaagaaacaatataaaactgtTCTGCCcgtgtgtctagaatgtctcGAACATGAACAGCCTCCATGTTATCGTCCATACGGAAAAAAATCGAAGAGTGGAAACTCTCAATAAACTGCGTTTATAATGACATGGTTTTACTGTTCTGACTATTAATATGATGCTCCTATTTGAGATTATCTGAAAAGAGATAACAAACACTGCAAATAAAGTttgatatacttttaatatcattttcatctcCCAATACattgcatttcaaaatgaagTTAGGTAGAAGAATGATCAAACActgaaatataatgatattgaaatgatatatacagcatatataaatattcaaatatgaacatttgattatttatttaaaaaaaaaagataaaaaaaaaaaaaaatccctacctacctaccctaATTTTTTGAGAGACGAAAGGGgaaacacaacattttttttccttgGCCTAAGGAAATAACCTGTTTATGTAACTAATACAAACTGACTGGGAAAAAAGACACTGACGTGCTGTCCGTGTTGTGACGGGAACCATGTCGTCCACATAGTGTTATACCTGACCGGTTTCATTACTATGTCATAACTCATCAGAGGTAAAGTGAGCGGAGTCGGTAGCCCTTTATAAAGAGTTGCATAGGGTGGTGCAGGGTGGAGCAATCATTGGGAATGCCAATGTGGCGTAGAGTTGGGCAATGTGGCATAGGGTGGTGTAATGTGGCGTATGGTGGGGTAATATGGCGTAGAGTTGGGGCAATGTGGCGTAGGTTGGGGTAATGTGGCGTAGGGTGGGGCAATGTGGCGTAGGGTGGTGTAATGTGGCGTAGAGTTGGGGCAATGTGGTGTAGGGTGAAGCAATGTGGCGTAGGGTGGGGCAATGTGGTGTAGGGTGATGCAATGTGGTGTAGGGTGGGGCAATGTGGCGTAGGGTGGGGTAATGTGGCGTAGGGTGGGGCAATGTGGTGGGGTAATGTGGCGTAGGGTGGGGCAATGTGGTGGGGCAATGTGGCGTAGGGTGGGGTAATGTGGCGTAGGGTGGGGCAATGTGGCGTAGGGTGGGGCAATGTGGCGTAGGGTGGTGTAATGTGGCGTAGAGTTGGGGCAATGTGGTGTAGGGTGAAGCAATGTGGCGTAGGGTGGGGCAATGTGGTGTAGGGTGGGGCAATGTGGCGTAGGGTGGGGTAATGTGGCGTAGGGTGGGGGCAATGTGGTGGGGTAATGTGGCGTAGGGTGGGGCAATGTGGTGGGGCAATGTGGCGTAGGGTGGGGTAATGTGGCGTAGAGTTGGGGCAATGTGGTGTAGGGTGAAGCAATGTGGCGTAGGGTGGGGCAATGTGGTGTAGGGTGGGGCAATGTGGCGTAGGGTGGGGTAATGTGGCGTAGGGTGGGGCAATGTGGTGGGGTAATGTGGCGTAGGGTGGGGCAATGTGGCGTAGGGTGGGGTAATGTGGCGTAGAGTTGGGGCAATGTGGTGTAGGGTGAAGCAATGTGGCGTAGGGTGGGGCAATGTGGTGTAGGGTGGGGCAATGTGGCGTAGGGTGGGGTAATGTGGCGTAGGGTGGGGCAATGTGGTGGGGCAATGTGGCGTAGGGTGGGGTAATGTGGCGTAGGGTGGGGCAATGTGGCGTAGGGTGGGGCAATGTGGTGTAGGGTGGGGTAATGTGGCGTATGGTGGGGCAATGTGGCGTAGGGTGGGGCAATGTGGCGTATGGTGGGGCAATGTGGTGAGGGTGGAGCAGTGTGGCGTAGGGTGGTGTAATGTGGTGGGGCAATGGTGCGTAGGGTGGGGCAATGTGGCGTAGGGTGGGGCAATATGGCGTAGGGTGGGGCAATGTGGCATAGGGTGGTGTAGTGTGGGGCAATGTGGCGTAGGCTGGGGCAATGTGGTGTAGGGTGGGGCAATATGGCGTAGGGTGGGGCAATGTGGCATAGGGTGGTGTAATGTGGCGTAGGGTGGGGCAATGTGGTGTAGGGTGGGGCAATGTTGCGTAGGGTGGGGCAATGTGGCGTAGGGTGGGGCAATGTGGGGTAGGGTGGGGCAATGTGGCGTAGTGTGGGGCAATGTGGGGTAGGGTGGGGCAATGTGGCGTAGTGTGGGGCAATGTGGCGTAGGGTGGGGCAATGTGGCGTAGGGTGGGGCAATGTGGCATAGGGTGGGGCAATGTGGCGTAGGGTGGTGTAATGTGGCGTAGGGTGGGGCAATGTGGCGTAGGGTGGGGTAATGTGGCGTAGGGTGGGGCAATGTGGTGGGGCAATGTGGCGTAGGGTGGGGTAATGTGGCGTAGGGTGGGGCAATGTGGTGTAGGGTGGGGCAATGTGGCGTAGGGTGGGGCAATGTGGCGTAGGGTTGGGCAATGTGGCGTAGGGTGGGGCAATGTGGCGTAGGGTGGTGTAATGTGGCGTAGGGTGGGGCAATGTGGCGTAGGGTGGGGTAATGTGGCGTAGGGTGGGGCAATGTGGTGGGGCAATGTGGCGTAGGGTGGGGTAATGTGGCGTAGGGTGGGGCAATGTGGCGTAGGGTGGGGCAATGTGGCATAGGGTGGGGTAATGTGGCGTATGGTGGGGCATCGTGGCGTAGGGTGGGGCAATGTGGCGTATGGTGGGGCAATGTGGTGAGGGTGGAGCAGTGTGGCGTATGGTGGGGCAATGTGGTGAGGGTGGAGCAGTGTGGCGTAGGGTGGTGTATTGTGGTGGGGCAATGGTGCGTAGGGTGGGGCAATGTGGCGTAGGGTGGTGTAATGTGGTGTAGGGTGGGGCAATGTGGCGTAGGGTGGTGTAATGTGGTGTAGGGTGGGACAATGTGGCGTAGTGTGGGGCAATGTGGCGTAGGCTGGGGCAATGTGGCATAGGGTGGTGTAATGTGGCGTAGGGTGGGGCAATGTGGTGTAGGGTGGGGCAATGTTGCGTAGGGTGGGGCAATGTGGCGTAGGGTGGGGCAATGTGGGGTAGGGTGGGGCAATGTGGCGTAGTGTGGGGCAATGTGGCGTAGAGTTGGGCAATGTGGCGTAGGGTGGGGCAATGTGGCGTAGG from Pecten maximus chromosome 1, xPecMax1.1, whole genome shotgun sequence includes these protein-coding regions:
- the LOC117339590 gene encoding extensin-like → MPITTPRHQDTPTYTTLHHPTPHYTILRHITPPYATLHHPTPNYTTLRHIAPPYATLHHIPPPYITLHHITPPYATLPHPTPHCPTLPHPTPHHTTLRHITPPYATCPTLRHIAPPYHTLPHPTPHCPTLRHITPPYAHIAPPYATLPNPTPHCPTLRHIAPPYTTLPHPTPHYPTLRHIAPPYATLPHPTPHCPTLHHITPPYATLPHHITPPYATLPHPMPHCPTLRHIAPPYATLPNSTPHCPTLRHIAPPYPTLPHPTPHCPTLRNIAPPYTTLPHPTPHYTTLCHIAPAYATLPHTTPHCPTLHHITPPYATLPHPTPHYTTLRHIAPPYAPLPHHNTPPYATLLHPHHIAPPYATLLHPHHIAPPYATLPHPTPRCPTIRHITPPYATLPHPTPHCPTLRHITPPYATLPHHIAPPYATLPHPTPHCPTLRHITPPYATLPHPTPHCPTLRHIAPPYATLPHPTPHCPTLRHITPPYATLPHHIAPPYATLPHPTPHCPTLRHITPPYATLPHPMPHCPTLRHIAPPYATLPHTTPHCPTLPHIAPHYATLPHPTPHCPTLRHIAPPYATLPHPTPHCPTLRHITPPYATLPHPTPYCPTLHHIAPAYATLPHTTPPYATLPHPTPYCPTLRHIAPPYAPLPHHITPPYATLLHPHHIAPPYATLPHPTPHCPTIRHITPPYTTLPHPTPHCPTLRHITPPYATLPHHIAPPYATLPHPTPHCPTLHHIAPPYATLLHPTPHCPNSTPHYPTLRHIAPPYATLPHHIAPPYATLPHPTPHCPTLHHIAPPYATLLHPTPHCPNSTPHYPTLRHIAPPHCPTLRHITPPHCPHPTPHYPTLRHIAPPYTTLPHPTPHCFTLHHIAPTLRHITPPYATLPHPTPHCPTLRHITPPYATLPHHIAPPYATLPHHIAPPYATLPHPTPHCPTLHHIASPYTTLPHPTPHCFTLHHIAPTLRHITPPYATLPHPTPHYPNLRHIAPTLRHITPPYATLHHPMPHCPTLRHIGIPNDCSTLHHPMQLFIKGYRLRSLYL